One part of the Suncus etruscus isolate mSunEtr1 chromosome 2, mSunEtr1.pri.cur, whole genome shotgun sequence genome encodes these proteins:
- the LOC126001766 gene encoding olfactory receptor 4Q3 — protein MKKNESKITEFVLLGLSSSWGLQIFLFLIFLSLYMAIVLGNLLIVVTVRADAHLLQSPMYYFLGHLSFIDLCLSCVTVPKMLGDFLQQGKTISFSGCVGQIYFLHFLGASEMFLLTVMAYDRYVAICNPLHYLTVMNRQLCSQLVFACWCGGFIHSITQVILVIQLPFCGPNELDNFYCDVPQVIKLACMDTYLIEVLMVSNSGLLSLICFLVLLFSYAVILLTLRTRFRQGQIKALSTCASHLTVVSLIFVPCVFIYLRPFCSFSVDKIVSVFYTVITPMLNPLIYTLRNADMKTAMKKLKKKHVTFYCYAAK, from the coding sequence atgaaaaaaaatgaatctaaaaTCACAGAATTTGTTCTTCTGGGCCTATCATCATCCTGGGGGCTacagatatttcttttcttgatatttttgtcACTTTATATGGCTATCGTTCTGGGAAATCTCTTGATTGTGGTAACAGTGAGGGCTGATGCTCACCTCCTTCAGTCTCCTATGtactattttttgggtcatctgtCTTTTATTGATCTATGCCTGAGCTGTGTAACTGTGCCCAAGATGTTAGGAGATTTTCTGCAGCAGGGaaaaaccatttctttttctggttGTGTGGGTCAGATCTACTTCTTGCACTTTCTAGGAGCCAGTGAGATGTTTCTGCTGACAGTCATGGCCTATGATAGGTATGTTGCCATATGTAATCCTTTGCACTATCTGACAGTAATGAACCGCCAATTATGCTCTCAGTTGGTTTTTGCCTGCTGGTGTGGTGGTTTTATCCACTCTATTACACAGGTCATATTGGTCATTCAGCTGCCCTTCTGTGGACCCAATGAACTAGACAACTTCTACTGTGATGTTCCACAGGTCATCAAACTAGCATGCATGGACACATATTTGATAGAGGTGCTGATGGTCTCCAACAGTGGTCTGCTCTCGCTCATCTGCTTTTTAGTCTTGCTCTTCTCCTATGCTGTTATTCTGCTCACCCTGAGAACTCGCTTCCGCCAGGGCCAGATCAAGGCTCTTTCTACCTGTGCTTCCCATCTAACAGTGGTGAGCCTCATCTTCGTACCATGTGTATTCATCTACCTGAGACCGTTCTGCAGCTTCTCTGTGGATAAGATAGTCTCTGTCTTTTACACAGTGATCACACCTATGTTGAATCCTCTCAtctacacactcagaaatgctgATATGAAGACTGCCAtgaaaaaactgaagaaaaaacatGTGACGTTTTATTGTTACGCAGCAAAATAA
- the LOC126001403 gene encoding olfactory receptor 4S2-like, with protein sequence MEVVNNVTEFIFLGLSQDPGMQLMFFAIFLLIYMVIMVGNLLILITVVSDHRLHTPMYFFLSNLSFVDIAYSSATAPKMIADFVSEKKTISYWGCVVQMFTFHFFGCAEIFVLTVMAFDRYAAICQPLRYTTIMSANTCIVLASISWLGALGHSFVQTLLTFQLPFCNAQVIDHYFCDVHPVLKLACADTTLVNMLVIANSGLISLGCFLILLTSYTLILFSLRNRSAESRRKALSTCGSHFTVVTIFFVPCIFIYLRPSTTFPLDKAVSIFYTTITPMLNPLIYTLRNEDVKNAMKRLWNRKVSKGKQKG encoded by the coding sequence ATGGAAGTAGTCAACAATGTCACGGAATTTATATTCCTAGGACTTTCTCAAGATCCTGGAATGCAACTGATGTTCTTTGCCATATTTCTTCTTATCTATATGGTGATCATGGTGGGAAATCTGCTTATTTTGATTACAGTTGTTTCTGATCATCGACTCCACACACCCATGTATTTCTTCCTTAGTAACCTGTCTTTTGTGGATATTGCTTACTCTTCAGCCACAGCACCCAAGATGATTGCTGACTTTGTTTCTGAGAAAAAAACTATTTCCTATTGGGGTTGTGTTGTTCAAATGTTTACTTTTCACTTTTTTGGTTGtgctgagatttttgttttaacaGTCATGGCTTTTGACCGTTATGCTGCCATCTGTCAACCTCTTCGTTATACCACCATCATGAGTGCCAATACTTGCATTGTTCTGGCATCAATATCCTGGTTAGGAGCCTTAGGGCACTCTTTTGTTCAAACCCTTCTGAcctttcagttgcccttctgcaATGCACAGGTCATCGACCATTACTTTTGTGATGTCCACCCAGTCTTAAAACTTGCTTGTGCTGATACAACCCTGGTCAATATGCTGGTGATTGCTAATAGTGGTCTCATTTCCCTGGGATGTTTTCTCATTCTTTTGACCTCTTACACTCTCATTCTATTCAGTCTTCGGAATAGGTCTGCAGAGAGTCGCCGCAAAGCTCTTTCTACCTGTGGATCTCACTTCACTGTAGTAACTATATTCTTTGTCCCATGTATCTTCATTTACCTCCGCCCATCTACAACTTTTCCTCTGGACAAGGCTGTGTCTATATTCTATACTACCATCACTCCCATGCTCAACCCACTCATCTATACTTTGAGGAATGAGGATGTCAAGAATGCCATGAAACGACTATGGAATCGCAAAGTGTCGAAGGGAAAGCAGAAGGGATAG